The DNA sequence CGCCGGCCGTGACCTGGTGGTGAAAATCGAATATGCTAAATTCCATAAACTCCTTTTCTTCTCCTTCTAGGTTCGACAAAAATATTCCCTGTATAATAAGAGGGTTAAAAAATGATGTGATTATCCTGAGACAATAGTTGTGAGCCCAAGTTATTTTGATATGGCATTGCTTCTGAGGTAAGGGTATTTAAAAGCAGACCGCCTTATTATTCCGCTCAACAGGCTTAAGGTAGGCAATGTTTTTGACGGCCAGCCGCCTAGCCTCTCGCCTATAACCTTTGACTTTATCAACTATCCTTGTTTTTTAGTTGTTTTAGTGTATTTTCTCTTCTTTTTAGCTGGTTCCTGGGGAGTTTCTGCCTCTACGGTTGCTGATTGAGATGGCATTTCTGGGCTGGCCTCAACCGGCGCCAAGATTTTCTGCTGCAAGGCATTATTAACCTCAAGATTATTGAAAAAACCTCTCCGGAAAGAATCCAGCCCAAATTCCGTAAGTTGTTTTTTGCCTTGGCGCTGGGGTAGGTCTATATAGATATATTCCCCATCTATTTTCTTGATGGTTCCCAAGCCAAAGGTACAGTGGTTGATAGTGAGTCCGATAAGCTCCTGCCAGCGATCTTTACTAAAGGAAGCATACCGGAAGAAACTTAGAGGATCAATTTTAATGGGTGTATCAGAATCTAACCTGTTACATTCATGGTTCGAACATGCATCAGATTGGGTCATAATTTTTACCCCGTAATCTAACTAGTCAAGATTAGACCGAAAGAGAATTATCGTTGTTGGCCATTATCAGGATGGGGTGCTTCCTGTGATGGGGAGGATATTTCTGAGGGGTTCGGTGAGTCCTAGCTCCATCATCCTGGCCGGGAGATCCGGTTTCCGGCTTAAACTCCGGCGCCGAAATGGGCTCCAGAGCAACTTAAAGATATCGGTTCTCTTCATATGCCGGCCTAACAATCGCAGGAGCTTATAGGTACGGATAGGCCGCCGGAAAATACGGCAAGCAAAAAGCCAGGCATAGCCTTGCATGCGTACCCGGTTTACCACCGATCCGGACAGGGCGGTGGGATCGATATCTGAACATTTGAACCATTTATCCCAATCGCGCTCGTCATCAATGATCCCTCGGTCGATGTACTCCTGCCATAACGGAGTGCCCCGATAGGTGCATAAGCGATTGAACCCGAAGGTGTCGATCTGCAACCTGGTGGCAAAGCGGAAACTGGCCATCATGTCTTTTTTCGATTCCCCGGGAGAGCCGACAAGAAAAAAACCGTGCACCCTTTCGATGCCTTGACGCTTCGCTTCACTGACGGCGTGTTTCACCTGTAGCAGAGTCTGCTTTTTATTTAGTCGGTCAAGGACCTTTTGGGTGCCCGCCTCCACTCCAAAGGCCAGGAAATTGCAATTGGCTTTTTTCATCAGAGACAGTTGATCAACCGCGACCGCATCAACCCGACCTTCGCAGCCCCACCGGAATTCCAGTCGGCGTTCCAGGAAACCGCAACAGATTTCACCAATGCGCTTTCGGTTAAGAAGAAAATGATCGTCAGTGAGGTAAATCGACCGATAACCCGAATCATTTAGCAGCTGCATTTCTCCCAGTACATGGGCCGAGGAACGGTAGCGCCATTTGCCCCGGGACAGGGCCGGGATGTCGCAATAGATGCAGGAATAGGGGCAGCCTCGCGATGTCTGCATGGTACAAAATTTATCCAAAGAGAGAACAGCGGGGACATCCAAAGGCAATGACTCGATGTAGTCGATGGGAAGGCTGGCCCGGTCAGGATAAGGAAATTGATCCAGATTTCGAAGGAGCGGACGTGGTACGTTTCTCACAATCTTCCCACCATGACGCCAGACCAGTCCTGCCACGGAGCCTGGATCGTCAAGGTTCTGAAGGTAGTCAGGGAGAAGCTCTTCCCCTTCCCCAACCCCTACGCAGTCCAGGTCAGGGCAGTCTCTGAGGATACGGACCGAATTCATGGTGGCAAAGGCGCCGCCCAGGATAAGGGGAATTTTCGGGGCCGCGACTTTTAGCCGCCTGGATAAATCTTTGACCGCCGGGTAGGTGGTCGTCGAGAGGCAAGAGAGGGCAATGACATCGGGACGATCGGCCTCGGTTGCCTGAGCGATGTGTTCTGGCTGCATTTGCGGGTGACAGGTGTCGAATAGCCGGACCTGATGTCCATGCTGGCGTACGATCGGAGCAAGGGTTTGGATTCCCAGGGGTGGGAAGCCCATAATTTTGATCCGGCCATTGTCAGACCCTGACCTATCCAGTTCCCT is a window from the Desulfobacca acetoxidans DSM 11109 genome containing:
- a CDS encoding B12-binding domain-containing radical SAM protein produces the protein MNVFLVFVRDHNFCQLLPRELDRSGSDNGRIKIMGFPPLGIQTLAPIVRQHGHQVRLFDTCHPQMQPEHIAQATEADRPDVIALSCLSTTTYPAVKDLSRRLKVAAPKIPLILGGAFATMNSVRILRDCPDLDCVGVGEGEELLPDYLQNLDDPGSVAGLVWRHGGKIVRNVPRPLLRNLDQFPYPDRASLPIDYIESLPLDVPAVLSLDKFCTMQTSRGCPYSCIYCDIPALSRGKWRYRSSAHVLGEMQLLNDSGYRSIYLTDDHFLLNRKRIGEICCGFLERRLEFRWGCEGRVDAVAVDQLSLMKKANCNFLAFGVEAGTQKVLDRLNKKQTLLQVKHAVSEAKRQGIERVHGFFLVGSPGESKKDMMASFRFATRLQIDTFGFNRLCTYRGTPLWQEYIDRGIIDDERDWDKWFKCSDIDPTALSGSVVNRVRMQGYAWLFACRIFRRPIRTYKLLRLLGRHMKRTDIFKLLWSPFRRRSLSRKPDLPARMMELGLTEPLRNILPITGSTPS